The Streptomyces cyaneogriseus subsp. noncyanogenus region TCACGCGCCGCAGGGGGCGTGAGGCACGCGTCGTGCGCGCACCCGGGCGGGTGCGCGAGGCCGGTCGCGCCGGTCCTCTCGCACCGTCCGGTCACACCGTCTGGAGCTGCGGGAGCACCTTCGTGCGGTAGAAGTCGAAGAAGCCGCGCACGTCCGGGCCGATCTGGTTGACGTAGACCCGGTCGAATCCGGCGTCGGCGAACCGCTTCAGCTCCGCGACGTGCTCGTCCGGGGAGTCGCCGCACACCCGGCTCTCCCGCACCATGTCCTCGGTGACGAGGGTCTGCGCCTGTTCGAAGTGCTTGGGAGAGGGCAGCACCTGGCCCAGCTCGCCGGGGAGCAGCTCGTTGGCCCACAGCCGGTGCACGGTCCGTACCGCCGCGTCCCTGTCGGTGTCGTAGCAGACCTTGGTACCGCCGCTGACCAGCTTGCCGCCGCCTCCGCCCTTGCGGTACTGCTCCACCATCGACGCGTCCGGCATCATCGTGATGTAGCCGTCGCCGACCCGGGAGGCCAGCGCCGTCGCCGCCGGTCCGAAACCGGAGATGTCGATCGGGATCGGCTGGTCCGGGACGGTGTACAGGCGGGCGTTCTCCACCGTGTAGTGCGTGCCGTGGTGGTTGACCTCCTCGCCGGTGAACAGCCGCCGCATGATCTGGATGGCCTCCTCCAGCATCTCCAGACGCACATGCGCGGGCGGCCAGGTGTGGCCGACGATGTGCTCGTTGAGCGCCTCGCCGGTGCCGACGCCGAGCCGGAAGCGGCCGTCGGTCATCACCGCGCTGGTCGCCGCGGCCT contains the following coding sequences:
- a CDS encoding LLM class F420-dependent oxidoreductase — protein: MPEYGYFLSCEQHGPAELLEQARMAEQAGFQALWISDHYHPWNDAQGQSPFVWSVIGALSEAVSLPIETAVTCPTVRVHPAVVAQAAATSAVMTDGRFRLGVGTGEALNEHIVGHTWPPAHVRLEMLEEAIQIMRRLFTGEEVNHHGTHYTVENARLYTVPDQPIPIDISGFGPAATALASRVGDGYITMMPDASMVEQYRKGGGGGKLVSGGTKVCYDTDRDAAVRTVHRLWANELLPGELGQVLPSPKHFEQAQTLVTEDMVRESRVCGDSPDEHVAELKRFADAGFDRVYVNQIGPDVRGFFDFYRTKVLPQLQTV